Within Kineothrix sp. MB12-C1, the genomic segment GTAGAATAAAAGGGAGAGAATCATACCAACGATAGCAGCCAGAACCATACCGGAAAGAGTCACGTTGAAGATACTGAGCGCAACTCCGGAAAGTCCGACAACGAATACCACTGAGGTAAGCGTTAAGTTACGGCTTCCGCTGTAATCCACTTTGCCGTCAACGATGATGCGAATGCCGGAGGTACCGATCATACCGTATAACAAGAAGGAGATACCGCCGATAACAGGACCGGGGATGGTCTGAATCAATGCGGCAATCGGTCCGACGAAGGAAGCGATAATGGAAAGAATGGCAGCGCCTGCAATTACCTGTATGGAATATACTTTGGTCATAGCCATAACACCGATGTTCTCGCCGTAAGTAGTGGTAGGAACGGCTCCTACAAATCCTGAAATAACGGTTGAGAAACCGTCTGCAAATAAAGAACGGTGAAGTCCGGGGTCCTTCAACAAGTCTCTTTCAACAATCTTACTCGTTACGATCTGATGACCGATATGCTCGGAAGTTACTACGAGAATAACCGGGAGAATCATAATAATGGATTCGAGATGAAAGCGGGGAAGCTGGAAATTCGGCATAACAAGGATGCTTGTACCCAATGCTTCTAAGACAGTGGACGATGATACTGCTCCGGTAATAATGGCGGTGACATACCCTGCAATAATTGCGATTAGAATAGGAATAACAGCAAAAAATTTTCTAAAGAGTACGTTACCGAACACTGCAAATCCCAAAGTAACGGCAAAAATAAGAAAGTTTCTTGGATCGACAGCTCCGTCTGCTCCGGGAAGGATTCCTGCGGTAGAAGCGGCAGTTCCGGCGAGTTCCAGACCAATAAGTGCAACAACAGGTCCCATAGCAGCAGATGGAAGAACGATGTCTATCCATTTAATGCCGAATTTATAAACGACAAAGGATATGGCACAGAGCGCCAGACCGACTACAATGAAGCCTCCCAGTGCTTCCTGATAGCCCCATTTCGACATAACAAGGCCTGCCGGCGCAAGAAAAGCAAAGCTGGAACCGAGGTATGCGGGTGCTTTGCCTTTGGTAATAAGAAAGAATAATAATGTGCCAATACCGTTCATTAACAGTACGACGGATGGATTGATTTGGAAGATAATGGGTACTAATACGGATGCTCCGAACATTGCGAACATATGTTGCAATGACAACGGTATCAATAGACTTACCGGTACCTTATCTTCCACCTGAATAATTTTTTTGCTTTCCACGAAGAGACCTCCCTCTATATTTTTCAAAAAAGTATATCACATGCTTTGCTATATTTCTACAATAAATTGACAAATTATTAAATTAAGAGCACAATGGAAGAAATATTTTTGTCTCGCAGTGGTTAAAATGGTAGGAAGGATCAGATTATTCGATAGCGTAGGAATAAATTTACAGTAGATGATTGCGAAATTCATCAACTGTTATAATTTCATACACAACTAGCATAACTTAAATCTGAAAGAATGGTATGAAAGATTTTTCAAGCGATTTTAGGCCACGGAGCGGAGACATAAGAATCCTTGAAGCCCTTGCTGAAAAGGATTCTTTCTCTGGCTCAGCGTAGTGTTTGGCATAACCAGAGCATGGAAAACTTTCATACCATCTTTCTTCACAATCTGTATTTATTGTGTATGAAATTTTCACAACCTATCTGTTTCGCAATTACCTAATAAATTTATAGATATGAAAGGAGTTCTTTTATGAGAAAAGAAATTTATCTGGCAGGAGGCTGTTTCTGGGGGACGGAGAAATATTTACAGGGTGTGAATGGAATTCTGGAAACAGAGGTGGGATATGCCAATGGAAATACGGAGAATCCGACGTATGAGGAGGTATGTCATTATAATACCGGGCATGCGGAAGCGGTAAAGGTGGTATATGAAAACACGGTAATCGGACTTCCTTTTCTGTTAGAGTTATATTATGATGTCATTAATCCGGTAAGCATTAATAAACAGGGAAATGATATAGGTTCTCAATATAGAACGGGAATCTATTTTGTGCAAGATGAGGATGAAGCTATTATTCGTGAATCCATAGATAAACTTCAATTAAAATATGAGCAAAAGATTGCAATTGAAGTAAAGCGCCTTGAAAATTATTACAGGGCGGAAGATTATCATCAGAAATACTTAGATAAGAATCCTCAGGGTTATTGTCATATCGGGGTGGATAAGTTTGAAAAAGCAAAGAAAGCTGTGGATACAAGCAAGAAATATACGAAGAAGTCCGGACAAGAACTGAGAGAGAGCCTCACAGAGCTTCAATTTGAAGTGACACAAAATAGTGCGACGGAACAGCCTTTTCATAATGAATATTTCGATGAATTCAGAGAAGGGATTTATGTGGATATTACGACTGGTGAACCTCTTTTCTTATCGGATGATAAGTTTGAGTCGGGCTGCGGATGGCCCAGCTTCTCAAGACCGATTGATGCGAGCCTTATTAAGGATGTTATGGATACGAGTTTTGGAAGGATAAGAACTGAGGTAAGAAGTAAAACGGGAGATGCGCATCTTGGACATGTATTCGAAGATGGACCGACGGAGCTTGGAGGGCTTAGATACTGTATTAACAGCGCTTCTTTAAGATTCATACCGAAAGAAAGCATGGAACAGGAAGGATATGGAGAATATTTGAAGTCATTAAAGTAAGAATGCCCCGAATCATATGAATGAATTGATTCGGGGTTTTTATATGGTATTCTTATCTGGAAAAATTATTCCTGCACGTTAATGATAACTTTCATAGTAGTTTCCTGATTGGCGTCTATGTAACGATAGGCGTCATTAAATTCCTGAAATGCAAAATGCTTGGAAATGAGGGCAGGAAGATTAACCTTTTTCTCGTTAGTCAATCGGATGGCATCTATATAATCTTCATTGCGGTACATCATTGTACTTTTAATATCGAGTTCGTGATCGTTAGCAACGGCGAGGTCGATCGTTGCCATTCCGGCAAAAACAGCGACGAGAATAATAGTGCTTCCTTTGCGGGCGTACTGAATCGCCTGACCCATTGTGACGTTGTTGCCTGCACAATCGTAAATGATATCCGCTTTATCCGGTCCGAAGGCATTCAAGATAGCTTCTCCTAAGTTAGTGTCCTTCGTATTGATACAGTGGTCAACGCCGCATTCTGCCGCCTTATTCAGACGATATTCACTAATATCTGTAATCATAACACTCTTGGCACCGAAGCCTTTGGCCGTCTGAGCGACCAGGTTGCCGATAGGACCTGCCCCTAAGACAACAATATTGAGATCTTTCACGTCTCCTGCCTGCTTTACTGCATGAACGGCAACGGCAAGGGGCTCGATCATAGCACCTTCATCGAAGGACATATCTTCAGGAAGAAGAGTGACCTTAGAAGCGTCTACAGCAAAATAATGGGAAGCAGTACCTGTAGTCTGGAAGCCCATAACCTTTAATTCTTCGCACAGATTATACTTTCCATGAGTACAAGGATAGCATTTTCCGCATACAACCTGGGGCTGGATGGTTACTTTCTGTCCGACCTGAAAAGAAGTTACATTGGCACCTAAAGCAGCCACTTCTCCGGATACTTCATGTCCTTGTGTGACCGGATAGGAGGTAAACGGGTGCTTGCCGTGATAAACGTGGATGTCGGATCCGCAGATTCCGATTTTCATAATTTTAATGAGAACATCATTATCTCCGGGCACCGGAACAGGAACTTCCTGAAATTCGATGATGCCTGGGTTTGTCATTACTTGTTGTAACATAAAACACCTCTTTCTTGGGAGAAAATACTTAATTAAAATACTTTACTAAAGTAATTTAATTATCAAACAAGAAAGAGGTTTTGTCAAGAGCATAGTGTGAGAAATAAATTTCTCACACGCAAATTTGTGCCTGAAGCCCAAAGTTTGCAGGTTATGAGAAAGGCATGGTTATGTATATGAAAAATATAAGCGATAATTATTATAATTTGGAGAAAAACTGATTGATAAAGTACATAGCAATGCCGACGCCGGCTGCATTTTGTTGGAAGCGGCATGCATGGAGAAAACAGCCGTCTTGTTCGAACAGAAGGTGTTCTTGCATATCATCCCATAGTCGGGGTATATATGGCTCGATATAACTGCCTACATAGCCTCCCAGGATAATATCACAGTCGAAAGTGAGATGAAGATTGGAAATAATAATAGTGAGATATTTCGTATAATTTTTCCATAGAGAGAGTGCTCCGGCATCTTCTTCTGAAAGTTTTTTAAAAAAGGACGCCAAGTTACCCTTTGTGTAATCCGCAAGGATTCGGGCAGAGCAATAGGCATCGGAGCAGCCGCATTTGCCGCAGTAGCATTGTTTACCTTCCGGTTCGATTATCATATGGCCGAATTCTCCGCTTCGAAAATGATTGCCGTAATAAAGCTCGTTATTTAAGAAGATAGCACCGCCCACGGAGTTGCTTAAAGACAGATACAGCGCGTTGTGGTGTAAATATTTTAATTCTGCCATGGCAGCACATACCGCATCGTTTTCAAAACGCACGGGAAAAGGAATGTGCTTAGCGAGGGAATTCAGGTCGATATCCTTTAAAGATAGCACATGGGAGATAACCAGACGATTTTCGGAGCTGATAACGATACCTGGGATGGAAATGCCCACGCCGAGAACTTTATTTTCAGGAATATGGGAATCCTGAATAAATTGCAGTAGTTTTTTCGATAAAGAAGAATAATAGTGTTCCGTATGATGGAAGGTAAGACGCAGCCGCAAGGAAGCGATAATATTCGCTTTCATATCGATCATGACAAAAGAAATATGATTCGATGTTATTTCAAGACCTACGGAATATTGTAATGTTTCGATAACAGACAGCGCCTTTGCTTTGCGTCCGCCGGTGGATTCATATTCGCCAACTTCATGTATGATACCTTGAGTCATTAAGTCTTTTACGCATTGGAGGGCGGTGGGCATACTGAGATTAAGAGCTGAGGCAATGTCGTTTTTAGAAGTAATCCCTTGTTCCAATATATATTTGGCAACGCGCACAACATTGCTTTCCATTTTATCTTTTTTGTACGACTGTTTCATAAATAGAGCCTGCTTTCCCATTTATTTTGTCCGGAATAAACGGAGTTGTGCTCCGTAGGTTTTGGATTCTCCCGGTACGAGGTATTGGAGCATTCCTTTTTCCCGGATGCTGTTTCTGCCTTCCAATGTATTGGTGCACGGTTCGATTCCGAGGACATAATCATATTCACCCATCATTTTCCATTCGGTAAATTCCGGGAAGACATTAGTGTCAAAGGAAAGTTCCAGGCCCTTTCCGATAGATTCGTTGGTAAGGCATACCCTTGCAGAAGTATCATTGAACTTAT encodes:
- the uraA gene encoding uracil permease, giving the protein MESKKIIQVEDKVPVSLLIPLSLQHMFAMFGASVLVPIIFQINPSVVLLMNGIGTLLFFLITKGKAPAYLGSSFAFLAPAGLVMSKWGYQEALGGFIVVGLALCAISFVVYKFGIKWIDIVLPSAAMGPVVALIGLELAGTAASTAGILPGADGAVDPRNFLIFAVTLGFAVFGNVLFRKFFAVIPILIAIIAGYVTAIITGAVSSSTVLEALGTSILVMPNFQLPRFHLESIIMILPVILVVTSEHIGHQIVTSKIVERDLLKDPGLHRSLFADGFSTVISGFVGAVPTTTYGENIGVMAMTKVYSIQVIAGAAILSIIASFVGPIAALIQTIPGPVIGGISFLLYGMIGTSGIRIIVDGKVDYSGSRNLTLTSVVFVVGLSGVALSIFNVTLSGMVLAAIVGMILSLLFYIFDKFGWTNDKN
- the msrB gene encoding peptide-methionine (R)-S-oxide reductase MsrB, yielding MRKEIYLAGGCFWGTEKYLQGVNGILETEVGYANGNTENPTYEEVCHYNTGHAEAVKVVYENTVIGLPFLLELYYDVINPVSINKQGNDIGSQYRTGIYFVQDEDEAIIRESIDKLQLKYEQKIAIEVKRLENYYRAEDYHQKYLDKNPQGYCHIGVDKFEKAKKAVDTSKKYTKKSGQELRESLTELQFEVTQNSATEQPFHNEYFDEFREGIYVDITTGEPLFLSDDKFESGCGWPSFSRPIDASLIKDVMDTSFGRIRTEVRSKTGDAHLGHVFEDGPTELGGLRYCINSASLRFIPKESMEQEGYGEYLKSLK
- a CDS encoding zinc-dependent alcohol dehydrogenase, whose protein sequence is MLQQVMTNPGIIEFQEVPVPVPGDNDVLIKIMKIGICGSDIHVYHGKHPFTSYPVTQGHEVSGEVAALGANVTSFQVGQKVTIQPQVVCGKCYPCTHGKYNLCEELKVMGFQTTGTASHYFAVDASKVTLLPEDMSFDEGAMIEPLAVAVHAVKQAGDVKDLNIVVLGAGPIGNLVAQTAKGFGAKSVMITDISEYRLNKAAECGVDHCINTKDTNLGEAILNAFGPDKADIIYDCAGNNVTMGQAIQYARKGSTIILVAVFAGMATIDLAVANDHELDIKSTMMYRNEDYIDAIRLTNEKKVNLPALISKHFAFQEFNDAYRYIDANQETTMKVIINVQE
- a CDS encoding ROK family protein, coding for MKQSYKKDKMESNVVRVAKYILEQGITSKNDIASALNLSMPTALQCVKDLMTQGIIHEVGEYESTGGRKAKALSVIETLQYSVGLEITSNHISFVMIDMKANIIASLRLRLTFHHTEHYYSSLSKKLLQFIQDSHIPENKVLGVGISIPGIVISSENRLVISHVLSLKDIDLNSLAKHIPFPVRFENDAVCAAMAELKYLHHNALYLSLSNSVGGAIFLNNELYYGNHFRSGEFGHMIIEPEGKQCYCGKCGCSDAYCSARILADYTKGNLASFFKKLSEEDAGALSLWKNYTKYLTIIISNLHLTFDCDIILGGYVGSYIEPYIPRLWDDMQEHLLFEQDGCFLHACRFQQNAAGVGIAMYFINQFFSKL